A genomic window from Tolypothrix sp. PCC 7910 includes:
- a CDS encoding DUF2973 domain-containing protein, producing the protein MLHLLYILAFTILAVIAVANLIRNLIMFSFDRERHYPATRNQGRYGYSSGNKNFPPHPELLDNAGNLIKEPLLVMRSINVEDARQQLDALYESSPGRKVENQEEG; encoded by the coding sequence ATGTTACACCTGCTTTACATTCTTGCTTTTACAATCCTTGCCGTTATCGCTGTTGCTAATTTAATTCGCAATCTGATCATGTTCAGTTTTGATCGAGAGCGTCATTATCCAGCAACCAGAAATCAGGGGAGATATGGATATTCCTCAGGAAACAAGAATTTTCCACCACATCCAGAATTGTTAGATAATGCAGGTAACTTAATTAAAGAACCTTTATTAGTAATGCGGTCAATTAACGTTGAAGATGCCCGCCAACAGTTAGATGCTTTATATGAATCTTCTCCTGGCCGTAAGGTTGAGAATCAAGAAGAAGGTTAA
- a CDS encoding PHP domain-containing protein, whose protein sequence is MVVNFARTSATTEILKQVFQNINAQSCPRSFNFHIHTVHSDGRLQPNTLMEQAIAIGLQGLAITDHHNIGGYQVAKAWLEDWKWNNPGGNIPHLWTGVEINANLLDVEVHILAYSFQPEHNSMKPYLQRKATTGAEYQANNVIAAIHEAGGLAVLAHPARYRRSHLDLIPAAAERGIDGVETFYAYNNPNPWRPSSLESEQIEHLANEYGLYNTCGTDTHGLNLLQRL, encoded by the coding sequence ATGGTTGTAAATTTTGCTCGGACTTCAGCTACCACGGAAATTTTAAAGCAAGTATTCCAAAATATTAATGCTCAAAGTTGTCCGAGGTCATTTAACTTTCACATACATACTGTCCACTCTGATGGCAGATTGCAGCCAAATACATTAATGGAACAGGCGATCGCTATTGGGCTACAAGGGCTGGCAATCACTGATCACCATAATATTGGTGGATACCAAGTTGCCAAAGCTTGGTTAGAAGACTGGAAGTGGAATAATCCTGGTGGAAACATTCCTCATCTGTGGACTGGGGTAGAAATTAATGCCAACTTGTTGGATGTTGAAGTTCATATTTTGGCTTACTCCTTCCAGCCAGAACACAATAGCATGAAACCTTATTTGCAAAGAAAAGCGACAACAGGTGCAGAATATCAAGCAAATAACGTAATTGCTGCGATTCATGAGGCGGGGGGATTAGCAGTATTAGCTCACCCAGCACGCTACAGGCGATCGCACTTAGATTTAATTCCGGCGGCGGCTGAAAGAGGTATTGATGGTGTAGAAACTTTCTATGCTTACAACAATCCTAACCCTTGGAGACCTAGTTCTTTAGAATCAGAACAAATAGAACATCTGGCTAATGAATATGGTCTTTACAATACCTGTGGTACTGATACCCACGGTTTAAACCTACTCCAGCGTTTGTAA
- the purM gene encoding phosphoribosylformylglycinamidine cyclo-ligase, protein MDYRDAGVDVEAGRAFVDKIRNLVHSTFRKEVLGGLGGFGGCFQLPGGFKEPVLVSGTDGVGTKLKIAQVLNRHDTVGIDLVAMCVNDVLTSGAEPLFFLDYLATGKLDKEQLTEVVAGIASGCQQAGCALLGGETAEMPGFYQVGEYDLAGFCVGIVEKSQMLDGSQVQVGDVAIALASSGVHSNGLSLVRKIVSDRQFDWNEKPELLGGETIAAAFLKPTQIYVKPVLAARQAGLEIHGMAHITGGGLPENLPRCLGTGQAIKIDRNSLTIPPLFQWLAAAGGVNNEAMYNTFNMGIGYVLLVPPNSVEQTISHFQSQDIPAFAIGEVITGDHSLVGLLD, encoded by the coding sequence ATGGATTATCGGGACGCTGGGGTTGATGTTGAGGCTGGGCGAGCCTTTGTAGATAAAATTCGCAATTTGGTTCACAGTACTTTTAGAAAAGAAGTACTTGGTGGACTGGGTGGTTTTGGTGGTTGTTTTCAGCTTCCAGGAGGTTTTAAGGAACCAGTATTAGTTTCTGGAACAGATGGTGTCGGGACAAAGCTCAAAATTGCTCAAGTTCTTAATCGCCACGATACAGTAGGTATTGATTTGGTGGCGATGTGCGTTAATGATGTATTAACATCTGGAGCCGAACCGCTGTTTTTTTTAGATTATCTGGCAACGGGTAAGCTGGATAAAGAGCAATTAACTGAGGTGGTTGCAGGAATTGCGTCTGGGTGTCAGCAAGCTGGTTGTGCTTTGCTGGGGGGAGAAACCGCAGAAATGCCAGGTTTTTACCAAGTCGGTGAGTATGATTTGGCGGGGTTTTGTGTAGGGATTGTAGAAAAAAGCCAGATGCTTGACGGTTCCCAGGTACAAGTAGGAGATGTTGCGATCGCTCTTGCTAGTTCTGGTGTACATAGTAATGGCTTAAGTTTAGTCCGAAAGATTGTGAGCGATCGCCAATTCGATTGGAATGAGAAACCAGAATTATTAGGTGGCGAAACTATTGCAGCAGCGTTCCTCAAACCAACACAAATTTATGTCAAACCTGTCCTAGCTGCGCGTCAAGCAGGTTTAGAAATTCACGGTATGGCACACATCACAGGTGGTGGTTTGCCAGAAAATTTACCCAGATGTTTAGGCACAGGTCAAGCAATTAAAATTGATCGCAATAGTTTGACGATTCCCCCGCTATTTCAATGGCTAGCGGCAGCTGGAGGGGTAAATAATGAAGCTATGTACAACACCTTCAATATGGGTATTGGCTATGTGCTATTGGTACCGCCAAATAGCGTAGAACAGACGATTAGCCACTTTCAATCACAAGATATTCCCGCTTTTGCGATCGGTGAAGTAATTACTGGTGATCATTCATTAGTTGGATTGCTGGATTAA
- a CDS encoding TIGR04283 family arsenosugar biosynthesis glycosyltransferase, with the protein MSQVSIVIPTLNEAASLERTLRQLILLNPPAKEVIVVDGGSEDETIAIANQSTELFHHKLNVQVLCCERRGRSIQMNYGALAATGDIVCFLHADTWVPDDLVAVIENTLAEPKVACGGFISLMVGSHYTRWGISLHNYLKTYYAPLLFKPYLFFKGLRLLFGDQVMFCRLTDFWDCGGFDEALPIMEDGDLCLRLVQKGRISLVNRTVQSSDRRVARWGSWKATAIYLYIGILWGIGVDANYLKQFYQDIR; encoded by the coding sequence ATGTCTCAAGTTTCAATTGTTATCCCTACTTTAAATGAAGCAGCTAGCTTAGAGCGTACACTACGGCAACTCATTCTGCTTAACCCACCTGCCAAAGAAGTAATAGTTGTTGATGGTGGTAGTGAAGATGAGACAATAGCGATCGCCAATCAAAGTACTGAATTATTTCATCACAAGTTAAATGTGCAGGTTCTCTGTTGTGAACGGCGAGGACGTTCTATTCAAATGAACTACGGCGCATTAGCTGCAACTGGAGATATTGTTTGCTTCCTCCATGCAGACACTTGGGTTCCCGATGATTTGGTTGCAGTAATTGAGAACACTCTAGCAGAGCCAAAAGTCGCCTGTGGGGGTTTCATTTCCTTAATGGTAGGCTCACACTATACTCGCTGGGGTATATCTTTACACAATTATCTGAAAACTTACTACGCTCCTCTACTATTTAAACCTTACTTGTTTTTTAAAGGATTGCGCCTCTTATTCGGCGATCAAGTCATGTTCTGTCGTCTAACTGACTTTTGGGATTGTGGCGGATTCGATGAGGCTTTACCAATTATGGAAGATGGAGATTTGTGTTTGCGGCTAGTGCAAAAGGGACGAATTTCCTTAGTAAACCGCACCGTTCAAAGTTCGGATCGTCGGGTTGCACGTTGGGGAAGTTGGAAAGCTACTGCTATTTACCTCTATATTGGCATTTTGTGGGGAATTGGTGTTGATGCCAATTACCTCAAGCAATTTTATCAAGATATTCGCTGA
- a CDS encoding ABC transporter ATP-binding protein, producing the protein MTAAVSLENVYKFYDKRPVVNDLSFTIETGEIFALLGPNGAGKSTTIRMLTTLTKPSQGRLEVGGYDVVNESMLAKQSIGVVLQQVSVDGDLTVWENMELHGRLHHIPNPQRQQKINQWLEYVELADRRNDLVKTLSGGMKRRLQIARALLHQPQILFLDEPTVGLDPQTRRRLWEIIRDLNKQGMTILLTTHYMDEVEYLCDAFGSAKPGRIGIMDSGQLISLGTLQELRSTYGEGLVMKQVDVNQVEGDTANSWEYLFFPTLAAANDYLEQQQNKTGMMVRPSNLEDIFVELTGRRLD; encoded by the coding sequence GTGACTGCTGCTGTTTCCCTAGAAAACGTCTACAAATTTTACGATAAACGCCCTGTCGTCAATGACCTGTCTTTTACCATTGAGACGGGCGAAATATTTGCCCTCCTTGGCCCCAACGGTGCAGGTAAATCTACCACAATTCGGATGCTAACTACACTCACGAAACCATCCCAAGGACGGCTTGAGGTAGGTGGGTATGATGTAGTGAATGAATCCATGCTCGCTAAACAATCTATTGGTGTAGTTTTACAGCAAGTTAGCGTTGATGGCGATTTAACAGTATGGGAAAATATGGAACTGCATGGGAGACTACATCACATTCCCAATCCGCAGCGCCAGCAAAAAATTAATCAATGGTTAGAGTATGTCGAACTAGCAGACAGACGTAATGATTTGGTAAAAACCCTGTCTGGTGGGATGAAGCGACGCTTACAAATAGCGAGAGCCTTATTACATCAACCACAAATTTTATTTTTGGACGAACCGACAGTAGGACTAGATCCCCAAACGAGGCGCAGACTGTGGGAAATTATTCGCGATTTGAATAAGCAAGGAATGACAATACTACTGACCACCCATTACATGGATGAGGTGGAATATTTGTGTGATGCTTTTGGTTCAGCAAAACCAGGACGCATCGGCATTATGGATAGTGGTCAGTTAATTTCTTTGGGAACTCTACAAGAATTACGCTCTACTTATGGTGAAGGTTTGGTAATGAAGCAGGTAGATGTTAATCAGGTAGAGGGTGATACTGCAAATAGTTGGGAATATTTGTTTTTCCCTACCCTAGCAGCAGCCAACGATTATCTAGAACAACAGCAGAATAAAACCGGAATGATGGTGCGTCCTTCTAATTTAGAAGATATTTTTGTGGAACTAACGGGACGTAGGTTAGATTAA
- the mrdA gene encoding penicillin-binding protein 2, which produces MALLQPSPLGIKKNTRTVGQNFQPIFLIIFTLLMTGVIGVRLAYLQIVEGASHRKRAESNRVRMIPKQPERGNIFDRNGKLLASTRYSRSVYLWPMAHTKPSWPVVGARLSQILEIPVADLEKQLQDAGRNSSSLIRIARDLSEAEITALKEYQNELSEVEIHLDAVRYYPEGKDVAHVLGYTRELTAEQLKEKKKEGYQLGDVIGQMGVEKAYEKILRGEWGGQQIEVDGRGRPLRVLGEKQAKAGKDLHLTIDLAMQKTAEKALGNRNGAIVALDPKNGAVLAMVSHPTFDPNIFSKQKVSQRDWETVQGEEHPLVNRALSAFPPASTFKIVTTTAGLESGKFSPNTVLQTYGSLNIGGTTFGEWNHAGFGPLGFVGAMQWSSDTFFYQIGRAVGGPTLIEWTRKYGFGEKTGFEFSSEEAKGLVPDETWKQKAWKMPWTVGDSINMSIGQGALQTTPLQVAVMFAVPANGGDRVQPHVLKDNEEAKSWRSSLNMKPETIKILRDGLRKVVSDGTGKALNKPTLPPVAGKSGTAEAWKHGAKQNHAWFGAYAPADKPEILIVAFAEHSGGGGGSVAAPMIVEIMEEYFQHKYPGKYQKVSAKR; this is translated from the coding sequence ATGGCATTATTGCAACCAAGTCCACTGGGGATTAAAAAAAATACACGTACAGTCGGTCAAAATTTTCAGCCCATCTTTCTGATTATCTTTACGCTCCTCATGACAGGTGTCATAGGTGTGCGTTTGGCGTACTTGCAAATAGTCGAAGGGGCAAGTCATCGCAAGCGAGCTGAATCAAACCGCGTTCGGATGATTCCTAAACAACCGGAACGGGGGAATATTTTCGACCGCAATGGCAAACTATTAGCTAGTACTCGCTATTCTCGTTCTGTATATTTGTGGCCGATGGCTCACACCAAACCTTCCTGGCCTGTTGTGGGTGCGCGTCTATCCCAAATTCTGGAAATTCCTGTAGCAGATCTGGAAAAACAACTACAAGATGCAGGTAGAAACTCTTCCTCGCTCATCAGGATTGCCCGTGATTTAAGTGAAGCAGAAATTACAGCATTAAAAGAGTATCAAAATGAACTTTCAGAGGTAGAAATACATCTGGACGCAGTACGTTATTATCCAGAGGGTAAGGATGTAGCTCATGTGCTGGGCTATACTCGCGAATTGACAGCCGAACAGTTAAAAGAAAAGAAAAAAGAAGGCTATCAATTGGGAGACGTAATTGGGCAGATGGGAGTTGAAAAAGCCTATGAGAAGATACTTAGAGGCGAATGGGGAGGTCAGCAGATAGAAGTAGATGGTAGAGGTCGTCCACTGCGGGTTTTGGGAGAAAAACAGGCAAAAGCTGGTAAAGATTTGCACTTAACTATCGATTTGGCAATGCAAAAAACAGCCGAAAAAGCTTTAGGGAATCGCAATGGTGCGATCGTGGCCCTCGATCCTAAAAATGGTGCTGTTTTAGCAATGGTGTCTCATCCTACTTTTGATCCCAATATTTTTTCTAAACAAAAAGTCTCCCAAAGAGACTGGGAAACTGTACAGGGTGAGGAACATCCCTTAGTCAATCGTGCCCTCAGCGCCTTTCCCCCTGCCAGTACCTTCAAAATTGTCACGACAACTGCAGGATTGGAATCCGGTAAATTTTCTCCTAATACGGTGCTACAAACCTACGGTTCTTTGAATATTGGCGGTACTACCTTTGGTGAATGGAACCACGCCGGATTCGGGCCTTTGGGTTTTGTCGGTGCAATGCAGTGGAGTAGTGATACCTTCTTTTATCAAATCGGTAGAGCAGTTGGCGGCCCGACTTTGATTGAGTGGACTCGTAAATATGGATTTGGCGAAAAAACAGGCTTTGAATTTAGTTCCGAAGAAGCAAAAGGCTTAGTTCCCGATGAGACATGGAAGCAGAAAGCGTGGAAAATGCCTTGGACTGTAGGCGACAGCATTAATATGTCAATTGGTCAAGGTGCTTTACAAACCACACCTCTGCAAGTGGCGGTGATGTTTGCTGTACCTGCGAATGGTGGCGATCGCGTCCAACCCCATGTACTCAAAGATAATGAAGAAGCAAAAAGCTGGCGTTCATCGTTAAATATGAAGCCAGAAACTATTAAAATACTCCGAGATGGTTTGCGGAAAGTAGTATCTGACGGTACGGGTAAAGCTTTAAATAAACCAACACTTCCCCCTGTAGCTGGTAAGAGTGGTACAGCCGAAGCCTGGAAACATGGTGCCAAACAAAATCACGCTTGGTTTGGTGCTTATGCCCCAGCCGATAAGCCAGAGATATTAATAGTAGCCTTTGCTGAACATTCCGGTGGTGGTGGCGGTAGCGTTGCTGCCCCCATGATTGTAGAAATTATGGAAGAATATTTCCAGCATAAGTATCCGGGGAAGTATCAGAAAGTATCAGCTAAAAGGTGA
- a CDS encoding tetraprenyl-beta-curcumene synthase family protein translates to MPASPCLGTILLKMYSDVLPRVKKNLEIWRIQAEKIPNSELRKQALLSIENKTFHCEGGSLYGLLAKEKIDQTIRFIVAYQTISDYLDNLCDRSTSLDPEDFRNLHQAAFDALTPEAECSNYYHFRQEQDDGGYLKKLVETCQNALKELPAYQKVAPSLYELADYYCNLQVHKHVKLEERVPRLKAWFEKHRSQLPEMKWYEFSACAGSTLGIFCLVAYASDPNCSEELATKVKNGYFPWVQGLHILLDYFIDQEEDRIEGDLNFCAYYNSDREITESFTHFMQEADKGVSQLPNKHFHKMINRALLGVYLADEKVNEQTNVRKISKEIMRLGGGSSIFFLWNTFIMTRLRYRQIFA, encoded by the coding sequence ATGCCAGCTTCACCTTGTTTAGGTACAATACTGCTGAAAATGTATAGCGATGTACTGCCCAGAGTTAAGAAAAATTTAGAAATATGGAGAATACAAGCTGAAAAAATTCCCAACTCAGAATTACGTAAGCAGGCTTTATTAAGTATAGAAAATAAAACATTTCATTGTGAAGGTGGTTCACTTTATGGATTACTAGCCAAAGAAAAAATTGACCAAACAATTCGTTTTATTGTTGCTTATCAAACAATCAGCGATTATTTAGATAATTTATGCGATCGCAGTACTTCTCTAGACCCAGAAGATTTTCGGAATTTACATCAAGCAGCCTTTGATGCTTTGACACCAGAAGCAGAATGCAGTAACTATTACCATTTTCGTCAAGAACAAGATGATGGTGGTTACTTAAAAAAATTAGTCGAAACTTGCCAAAACGCCTTAAAAGAACTACCTGCTTATCAAAAAGTTGCTCCCAGCTTATATGAATTAGCAGATTATTATTGCAATTTACAAGTTCATAAACACGTTAAATTAGAAGAGCGTGTTCCTCGTTTAAAAGCATGGTTTGAAAAGCATCGTAGTCAACTTCCAGAGATGAAGTGGTATGAATTCTCAGCTTGTGCTGGCTCCACATTAGGAATTTTTTGTCTAGTAGCTTATGCTAGCGACCCTAATTGCTCTGAAGAACTGGCTACAAAAGTTAAAAATGGATATTTTCCTTGGGTTCAAGGTCTTCATATTTTGCTAGATTATTTCATCGATCAAGAAGAAGACCGGATAGAAGGCGACCTAAATTTTTGTGCTTATTATAATAGCGATAGAGAAATAACGGAAAGTTTTACACATTTTATGCAAGAGGCTGATAAAGGTGTTTCGCAGTTACCCAATAAGCACTTTCATAAAATGATTAACCGCGCTTTATTAGGCGTTTACCTAGCAGATGAAAAAGTTAATGAGCAAACCAATGTACGAAAGATTTCTAAGGAAATCATGCGCTTAGGTGGGGGTTCATCAATCTTTTTTCTATGGAATACCTTCATCATGACTCGTCTGCGTTATCGCCAAATTTTTGCTTAG
- a CDS encoding folate-binding protein YgfZ, protein MPTSAIDAQDAAAIQAVKEGVVVCDRSHWGRIRVSDDDRIRFLHNQSTNDFQSLKPGQGCDTVMVTSTARTIDLVTAYVLEDAVLLLVSPNRREFIMQWLDRYIFFADKVQLTDVTDETATLSLIGPGSDGIIEKLGAGAIIGQPYSNHIVINDGVIVAVGSGLASPGYTLIVPIAEKQKLWNEILALGAVELSDRAWNALRILEGRPTPDAELTDDYNPLEVGLWQTISFSKGCYIGQETIARLNTYKGVKQNLWGIKLNAPAEIGATITVGEEKVGKLTSYTETADGYFGLGYIRTKAGGVGLQVQVGETIGEIVAVPFVSHEYP, encoded by the coding sequence ATGCCAACATCTGCAATTGACGCTCAAGACGCAGCAGCTATCCAAGCGGTAAAGGAAGGGGTTGTTGTATGCGATCGCTCTCACTGGGGACGTATCCGTGTTTCTGATGATGACCGCATCAGGTTTTTACACAATCAAAGTACTAACGATTTCCAAAGTCTTAAGCCTGGGCAAGGGTGTGATACGGTGATGGTGACATCCACCGCCCGGACGATAGATTTAGTCACTGCCTATGTTTTAGAGGATGCGGTGTTATTGTTGGTTTCGCCTAACCGCCGCGAATTTATCATGCAGTGGTTAGACCGCTATATCTTTTTTGCGGATAAAGTCCAATTAACCGATGTGACTGATGAAACAGCCACTTTGAGTTTAATTGGCCCTGGTAGTGATGGGATTATTGAAAAGTTAGGTGCTGGGGCAATTATCGGTCAGCCCTACAGCAATCATATTGTAATTAACGATGGGGTAATTGTTGCGGTTGGTAGCGGTTTAGCTTCCCCTGGATATACCTTAATTGTGCCAATTGCAGAAAAACAAAAACTCTGGAATGAAATTTTAGCATTAGGCGCAGTCGAGTTGAGCGATCGCGCTTGGAATGCGTTGCGAATATTAGAAGGGCGACCTACCCCAGATGCAGAATTGACAGATGATTACAACCCGTTAGAAGTTGGTTTATGGCAGACTATTTCTTTTAGTAAAGGTTGCTATATCGGTCAAGAAACCATCGCCCGCTTAAATACATATAAAGGTGTCAAGCAAAACCTCTGGGGAATTAAACTAAATGCTCCTGCGGAAATCGGTGCCACAATTACCGTGGGTGAGGAAAAAGTCGGCAAACTCACCAGTTACACAGAAACAGCAGACGGCTATTTTGGATTAGGTTACATTCGCACTAAAGCTGGCGGCGTTGGCTTGCAAGTGCAAGTCGGAGAAACAATAGGTGAAATAGTTGCAGTTCCTTTTGTCTCTCACGAATATCCTTGA
- a CDS encoding peptidoglycan-binding protein, translating into MKLQDFLGKQEKWNFEAIGEDVELSRQIQVLLIGLGLLDPPADGKFGPVSATALKTFQELTKSGENDYLGAVTAKNLIETKPEELPQPALKLSNSIPSRIVKYLQLKNYQVFTGAKQYNIVYIEGMNEDWTLNEDTPNQFNDRRIVIEIVEGVPKIVNHWQATTEPGSYYTYNPMNPAGAARIKFGQYKAWAVGYHGNADRHEALIQVAPITVHRDFNKDFQRTGDKLDTGLFQVNQHWGYDAPVNDIKNASAGCLVGRRREGHREFMAIIKQDRRFLANNDYVFYTTVIPGDDFLKTVPG; encoded by the coding sequence ATGAAACTACAAGATTTCTTAGGAAAACAAGAAAAATGGAACTTTGAGGCAATTGGTGAAGATGTAGAATTAAGCCGTCAGATTCAAGTTTTACTAATTGGTTTAGGTCTGTTAGATCCGCCAGCAGATGGTAAATTTGGGCCTGTTTCCGCAACAGCACTAAAAACATTCCAGGAATTAACGAAGTCTGGAGAAAATGATTATTTAGGCGCAGTTACCGCCAAAAATTTAATTGAAACGAAACCGGAAGAATTACCACAACCAGCTTTAAAACTTAGCAATAGCATTCCCAGCCGAATTGTCAAATACTTGCAATTAAAAAATTATCAAGTATTCACAGGAGCCAAACAATATAACATTGTTTATATAGAGGGAATGAATGAAGATTGGACTCTCAATGAGGATACACCCAATCAATTTAACGACAGACGCATTGTCATTGAAATAGTAGAGGGTGTACCCAAAATTGTTAATCACTGGCAAGCAACCACCGAACCAGGTAGCTATTACACCTATAATCCTATGAATCCCGCTGGGGCTGCCAGAATTAAATTTGGTCAATACAAAGCTTGGGCTGTTGGATACCACGGTAACGCAGACCGCCACGAAGCCTTAATCCAAGTTGCACCGATTACTGTGCATCGAGATTTTAACAAAGATTTTCAACGCACTGGTGACAAACTTGATACTGGTCTTTTCCAAGTCAATCAACACTGGGGCTATGATGCGCCAGTTAATGATATTAAGAATGCCAGCGCAGGTTGTTTAGTAGGACGTAGACGCGAAGGACATCGCGAATTTATGGCGATTATTAAACAAGACCGCCGCTTTTTAGCTAATAATGACTACGTATTCTACACTACAGTTATTCCTGGGGATGATTTCCTAAAAACTGTCCCTGGATGA
- a CDS encoding DUF547 domain-containing protein, giving the protein MIDFDAWDRLLRQYVDQQGRVDYLAWKTEQPQALDDWLQSQKHLHLNYQMNVMEELALWINLYNAFTISTILKQYPLKSILPKFLGMPNWLAFLWFFQRPIYEIFGKHYSLAQIENQILRNKLKEPRIHFAIVCASVGCPLLRPGAYFPEQVMQQLDEDTHRFINNPQKVYYDFDKQKLYCNKILKWYRQDFLQVAPSIPEYIRSYLQTDLPLSSATKISYLDYDWSLNQRIS; this is encoded by the coding sequence ATGATTGATTTTGACGCTTGGGACAGGCTGCTTCGTCAGTACGTTGATCAACAGGGTCGGGTAGATTATCTTGCTTGGAAAACAGAGCAACCGCAAGCACTTGATGACTGGTTACAAAGCCAAAAGCATTTACATCTAAATTATCAAATGAATGTTATGGAGGAATTAGCATTGTGGATCAATCTCTACAATGCATTTACCATTTCCACAATCTTAAAACAATATCCCTTGAAATCTATTTTGCCAAAATTTTTAGGGATGCCAAATTGGCTAGCTTTTTTATGGTTTTTTCAGCGTCCAATTTATGAAATATTTGGCAAGCATTACAGTCTTGCTCAAATTGAAAATCAAATTTTAAGAAACAAGTTAAAAGAACCACGAATTCATTTTGCGATTGTTTGTGCTTCTGTTGGTTGTCCGTTACTACGTCCAGGAGCTTATTTTCCGGAGCAAGTTATGCAGCAATTAGATGAAGATACCCATCGCTTTATTAACAATCCGCAAAAAGTTTATTATGACTTTGATAAGCAAAAACTCTATTGTAATAAAATTCTTAAGTGGTATCGTCAGGATTTTTTACAAGTTGCGCCCTCAATTCCAGAGTATATCCGTTCCTATTTACAAACAGATTTACCCTTAAGCTCCGCAACAAAAATCTCATATCTTGACTACGACTGGAGCCTGAATCAGCGAATATCTTGA
- a CDS encoding DUF2605 domain-containing protein, whose translation MRDSNLPGAEVLKALLEPLLEDFQYWFARSRKFLETEQISFMSEQDKSDLLLRIQQAQDELNTAKMMFSATDGQVGIEMATIKPWHELVTECWNVALRFHKEKDV comes from the coding sequence ATGCGAGACTCAAATTTACCAGGGGCTGAAGTGCTCAAAGCTTTATTGGAACCGCTGCTAGAGGATTTTCAGTATTGGTTTGCGCGATCGCGTAAATTTCTGGAAACCGAGCAAATCTCATTTATGAGTGAGCAAGACAAATCCGACTTGCTTCTCAGAATTCAGCAAGCCCAGGATGAACTCAATACAGCAAAGATGATGTTCAGCGCAACTGATGGGCAAGTTGGCATAGAGATGGCAACAATTAAGCCTTGGCATGAATTAGTTACAGAATGCTGGAATGTGGCACTACGCTTCCATAAAGAGAAAGATGTGTGA
- a CDS encoding rhodanese-like domain-containing protein, translated as MFPAVNPITTVEFAKWLLDSAKPQPLVLDARSPAEYGVSHLNAAMRIDPIVLDSTTALSISKNTPIVVYCSIGYRSAKIAQQLQKQGFTSIYNLSGGIFQWANEGRPIFKDDNNQTQFVHPYDAKWGKLLKASYHPQNYSYLASR; from the coding sequence ATGTTTCCGGCTGTCAATCCCATTACGACAGTAGAATTTGCTAAGTGGCTATTAGATTCTGCCAAGCCACAACCTTTAGTGCTAGATGCGCGTAGCCCAGCAGAGTACGGAGTAAGTCATCTCAATGCAGCAATGCGTATTGATCCAATTGTCCTAGACTCAACGACAGCCTTGAGTATTTCAAAAAATACCCCCATCGTTGTGTACTGTTCAATTGGCTACCGTAGTGCCAAAATTGCTCAACAGCTTCAAAAACAAGGCTTTACCTCTATTTATAACTTGAGTGGAGGTATTTTTCAGTGGGCGAATGAAGGACGACCTATTTTTAAAGATGACAACAATCAAACACAGTTTGTCCATCCCTATGACGCAAAGTGGGGAAAACTGCTGAAAGCTAGTTATCATCCTCAGAATTATTCTTATCTCGCCTCTCGATAA
- a CDS encoding acyltransferase family protein, which yields MSLIENKYTKNAESDRRYELDWLRVLAVLLLIYFHTAAVFYQGELGEFYIKNDVLSSALRWLIFFVHQWHMPLFVFIAGAATWYIFKLRSPQQYVSDISDLIIVFCNIPPKLPIHFICCIRQF from the coding sequence ATGAGTTTAATAGAGAATAAATATACAAAAAATGCTGAATCAGACAGGCGCTATGAATTGGATTGGTTAAGGGTATTAGCGGTATTATTACTCATTTATTTCCACACCGCAGCAGTTTTTTATCAAGGAGAATTGGGCGAATTTTATATTAAAAATGACGTGCTAAGTTCTGCCTTGAGATGGTTGATTTTCTTTGTGCATCAGTGGCATATGCCATTATTTGTCTTCATTGCAGGTGCGGCAACTTGGTATATATTTAAGTTGCGATCGCCTCAGCAATATGTCAGCGATATCTCAGATTTAATCATAGTATTTTGCAATATACCTCCCAAGCTTCCTATCCATTTTATTTGCTGCATCAGACAGTTTTAG